Proteins encoded within one genomic window of Aquamicrobium lusatiense:
- the tig gene encoding trigger factor: protein MQVTETLNSGLKREIKVVVPATDMEARLMTRLTDARGKVRINGFRPGKVPVQHLRKVYGKSFMAEVVNEILNDARSIITERGEKAAMQPEVVMTEDEKEAEKILDGGVDFEFSLNYEVIPPIEIRDFADIKVERPVYDVPDSEIDEQVQRVAESTRSYEPKDGKAADGDRLTIDYVGKIDGEAFAGGTGSDQPLVLGSKEFIPGFEDQLIGTKAGDEKQVVVTFPENYQAAQLAGKEATFDVTVKEVAKPGELKIDDETAKSLGLESLERLREIVRSQIENQFGSITRQKVKRQLLDQLDSSYSFEAPSRLVEAEFNNIWNQVNRDLEAAGRTFTDEETTEEDARAEYLRLAERRVRLGLVLAEIGEKAGVTVSDEELQRGLFEQVRRFPGNQQQEVFEFYRSNPEALNSLRAPIFEEKVVDHLLGQISVTDTKVSKEELLAEDEEGEAEAKPAKKKAAPKKAAAKAEDGEAEAPKKKAAPKKKAEKDAE from the coding sequence ATGCAGGTCACCGAAACGCTCAACTCCGGCCTCAAGCGCGAGATCAAGGTCGTCGTGCCGGCTACCGACATGGAAGCCAGGCTCATGACCCGGCTCACCGATGCCCGGGGGAAGGTCCGCATCAACGGTTTCCGTCCCGGCAAGGTGCCGGTCCAGCACCTGCGCAAGGTCTACGGCAAGTCCTTCATGGCCGAGGTCGTCAACGAAATTCTCAACGACGCGCGCAGCATCATCACCGAGCGCGGCGAAAAGGCTGCCATGCAGCCTGAGGTCGTGATGACCGAGGACGAGAAGGAAGCCGAAAAGATTCTCGACGGCGGCGTCGATTTCGAGTTCAGCCTGAACTACGAAGTCATCCCCCCGATCGAGATCAGGGATTTCGCCGACATCAAGGTTGAGCGCCCTGTCTACGACGTGCCGGATTCCGAGATCGACGAGCAGGTGCAGCGCGTGGCCGAATCCACACGCAGCTATGAGCCGAAGGACGGCAAGGCCGCCGATGGCGACCGCCTGACCATTGATTATGTCGGCAAGATCGACGGCGAAGCCTTTGCGGGCGGCACCGGCTCCGACCAGCCGCTGGTTCTGGGCTCCAAGGAGTTCATCCCTGGCTTCGAGGACCAGCTCATCGGCACCAAGGCCGGCGATGAGAAGCAGGTTGTCGTCACCTTCCCCGAGAATTATCAGGCCGCGCAGCTGGCCGGCAAGGAAGCGACCTTCGACGTCACCGTCAAGGAAGTGGCCAAGCCCGGCGAACTGAAGATCGACGACGAGACCGCCAAGTCTCTGGGTCTGGAGTCGCTGGAGCGCCTGCGTGAAATCGTGCGCAGCCAGATCGAGAACCAGTTCGGCTCCATCACCCGCCAGAAGGTCAAGCGCCAGCTTCTGGACCAGCTTGACTCCTCCTACAGCTTCGAAGCGCCTTCCAGGCTGGTCGAGGCGGAGTTCAACAACATCTGGAATCAGGTCAACCGCGACCTCGAAGCCGCCGGCCGCACCTTCACGGACGAAGAGACCACCGAGGAAGACGCCCGCGCCGAGTATCTGCGTCTGGCCGAGCGCCGCGTGCGCCTTGGTCTCGTTCTTGCCGAGATCGGCGAGAAGGCAGGCGTCACCGTTTCCGATGAAGAACTGCAGCGCGGTCTGTTCGAGCAGGTTCGCCGCTTCCCCGGCAACCAGCAGCAGGAAGTGTTCGAGTTCTACCGCAGCAACCCCGAGGCGCTGAACTCGCTGCGTGCTCCGATCTTCGAAGAAAAGGTCGTCGACCATCTTCTTGGCCAGATTTCCGTGACCGACACCAAGGTCAGCAAGGAAGAGCTGCTGGCCGAAGATGAAGAGGGCGAGGCCGAAGCCAAGCCGGCCAAGAAGAAGGCTGCGCCGAAGAAGGCTGCGGCCAAGGCCGAGGACGGCGAAGCCGAGGCGCCGAAGAAGAAGGCCGCGCCGAAGAAGAAGGCGGAGAAGGACGCAGAGTAA
- a CDS encoding iron-containing alcohol dehydrogenase, whose amino-acid sequence MSFKPFSFTTVGQIHVEWGAASKLGALLGQWFPARRLLLVTDKGLHKAGVLEAAKASLAAEGFAVTIFDDVVADPPEAVLFDCVAEGRKAGADIVLGIGGGSSMDVAKLAAVMLTTDQPLKELYGIGKVQGARVPLVQVPTTAGTGSEVTNITILTTPDDSKMGVVADQLYADRVLLDAELTTGLPALHTAATGIDAMVHAIEAYTSRHKKNPLSDAAAREALRLLSSNLVAACKDGKDRAAREAMLLGATLAGQAFANAPVAAVHALAYPLGGRYHIPHGLSNALMLQPVLEFNMKAAEALYAELAGPAGADVAPDAGTAEKAKAFVKRLIALMDASGAPRRLRDAGVAEEMLPQLAADAMLQTRLLGNNPVEVTEADALALYRAAF is encoded by the coding sequence ATGAGCTTTAAACCCTTCTCTTTCACCACGGTCGGGCAGATACATGTCGAATGGGGGGCGGCCTCGAAGCTTGGTGCGCTGCTTGGCCAATGGTTTCCTGCACGCAGGCTGCTGCTGGTGACGGACAAGGGCTTGCACAAGGCCGGTGTCCTGGAGGCGGCAAAGGCGTCTCTGGCTGCCGAAGGCTTTGCCGTCACCATATTCGACGATGTGGTGGCTGATCCGCCCGAGGCTGTGCTGTTCGATTGCGTGGCTGAGGGCCGCAAGGCCGGCGCGGATATCGTGCTGGGGATCGGCGGCGGCTCCTCCATGGATGTCGCCAAGCTGGCCGCCGTGATGCTGACGACCGATCAGCCCCTGAAGGAGCTTTACGGCATCGGCAAGGTGCAGGGCGCGCGCGTGCCGCTGGTGCAGGTGCCGACCACGGCCGGAACCGGCTCCGAAGTCACCAACATCACCATCCTGACCACCCCGGACGACTCCAAGATGGGCGTGGTGGCGGATCAGCTCTATGCCGACCGCGTGCTGCTCGATGCCGAACTGACCACAGGTCTGCCGGCGCTGCACACTGCCGCCACCGGCATCGACGCCATGGTCCACGCGATCGAGGCCTACACCAGCCGACACAAGAAAAATCCGCTTTCGGATGCGGCCGCGCGTGAGGCATTGCGTCTGCTCTCCTCCAATCTCGTTGCGGCCTGCAAGGATGGCAAGGATCGCGCGGCGCGCGAGGCGATGCTGCTGGGCGCTACGCTTGCCGGGCAGGCCTTCGCCAACGCACCGGTGGCGGCGGTGCATGCGCTGGCCTATCCGCTGGGCGGCCGCTACCACATTCCCCACGGGCTCTCCAATGCGCTGATGCTGCAGCCGGTGCTGGAGTTCAACATGAAGGCGGCAGAGGCGCTTTATGCCGAGCTCGCCGGGCCTGCCGGGGCCGATGTTGCGCCCGATGCCGGCACGGCAGAAAAGGCGAAGGCCTTCGTCAAGCGGCTGATCGCGCTGATGGATGCCTCCGGTGCCCCGCGCCGCCTGCGCGATGCCGGTGTCGCCGAAGAAATGCTGCCGCAGCTTGCTGCCGATGCCATGCTGCAAACACGGCTTCTCGGCAACAATCCGGTCGAGGTTACGGAAGCGGATGCGCTGGCGCTCTATCGCGCCGCCTTCTGA
- a CDS encoding TetR/AcrR family transcriptional regulator yields the protein MARSDHEAEGQRDLGADAAVVEAGRPRRPTRSRRKAGEAAGADNNVDILDCAAQCFMEMGFQGTSIDDVARRLGATKGRIYHYYASKTDLFFDVHREGMRRLNEAVNAAMDNGGNGRETLRAMLEAHALTMLQNIAYLAVVVQGVHMHRLGATTLAQRQVLDEIMAIRRDFEKLFADVFRRGQADGSIRAGNASIAVKGMLGAVNWTAVWYRPRANETLADKQKIARELATLQVEGVA from the coding sequence ATGGCCAGATCGGATCACGAAGCCGAAGGGCAACGCGATCTCGGTGCGGATGCAGCCGTGGTCGAGGCCGGGCGCCCGCGCCGCCCGACACGCTCGCGCCGCAAGGCTGGCGAGGCTGCCGGAGCGGACAACAATGTCGATATTCTCGACTGTGCCGCTCAATGCTTCATGGAAATGGGCTTTCAGGGCACCAGCATCGACGATGTGGCCCGCCGGCTAGGTGCGACCAAGGGCAGGATCTACCACTATTACGCCTCCAAAACTGACCTGTTCTTCGACGTCCATCGTGAGGGCATGCGACGGCTGAACGAGGCGGTCAATGCGGCGATGGACAATGGCGGCAATGGGCGCGAAACCCTGCGGGCCATGCTGGAGGCCCATGCGCTTACCATGCTGCAGAACATCGCCTATCTGGCGGTTGTGGTGCAGGGCGTTCACATGCATCGGCTGGGCGCCACCACGCTGGCGCAGCGCCAGGTGCTGGACGAGATCATGGCCATTCGCCGCGACTTTGAAAAGCTTTTTGCCGATGTCTTCCGCCGCGGGCAGGCCGACGGCAGCATCCGCGCCGGAAACGCCTCCATTGCGGTCAAGGGCATGCTCGGCGCGGTGAACTGGACCGCCGTCTGGTATCGCCCGCGCGCGAACGAGACGCTTGCCGACAAGCAAAAGATCGCGCGTGAGCTTGCCACGCTTCAGGTGGAAGGCGTGGCCTGA
- a CDS encoding MaoC family dehydratase, whose product MNDRIHTPGTPLTSDWIEVDQPFIDRFADAILDHQFIHVDPVRAKAEGPYGGTIAHGFLSLSLLTHFTHTALPRPAAGVVEINYGFEKVRFLAPVPVGARVRGKFTLLSQEPKGAGKLRRFSVEVEIEGNEKPAMIAEWLVLVMEGEN is encoded by the coding sequence ATGAATGACCGGATCCACACTCCCGGCACACCGCTGACATCCGACTGGATCGAGGTCGATCAACCTTTCATCGACCGGTTCGCGGATGCGATCCTGGACCATCAGTTCATTCATGTCGATCCCGTACGGGCGAAGGCAGAAGGCCCCTATGGCGGCACCATCGCGCACGGCTTCCTGTCGCTGTCGCTGCTCACCCACTTTACGCACACCGCCCTGCCCCGCCCGGCCGCGGGCGTTGTCGAGATCAATTACGGGTTTGAAAAGGTCCGCTTTCTGGCTCCCGTTCCGGTTGGCGCCCGCGTGCGGGGCAAGTTCACTCTGCTCTCGCAGGAGCCGAAGGGCGCAGGAAAGCTCAGACGCTTCAGCGTCGAGGTCGAAATCGAAGGCAATGAAAAGCCGGCCATGATAGCCGAATGGCTCGTGCTGGTTATGGAAGGAGAGAATTGA